One genomic segment of Hevea brasiliensis isolate MT/VB/25A 57/8 chromosome 3, ASM3005281v1, whole genome shotgun sequence includes these proteins:
- the LOC110665611 gene encoding CBS domain-containing protein CBSX6, whose product MSMASVFLYHVVGDLTVGKPEVVEFCETETVESAIRAIGELKDCGIPVWKRRSHVGMIENTEMRQQRFVGILNSLDIVAFLARAQCLEDQEKAMKTPVSEVVVPDNSLLKQVDPATRLIDALEMMKQGVKRLLVTKGTVWKGMSKRFSILYNGKWLKNVDSSNNLTINTSRPSLSSASSSHDKFCCLSREDIIRFLIGCLGALAPLPLSSISALGAINLNYHSVEASLPVIEATQKLSQDSFAVAIVEPMPDGRCKIIGEISASRLWKCDYLAAAWALANLSAGQFVMGADDNLTTRSFPDFTVNSTNGENNMFNDGGSTRARKFSSRSIGFNPGSSSFGIGRSMYRGRSAPLTCKLSSSLAAVMAQMLSHRATHVWVTEDNGDDVLVGVVGYADILIAVTKPPSSFIPVNRSSEGFAAEVLS is encoded by the exons ATGTCGATGGCTTCGGTGTTTTTATATCATGTCGTGGGAGATCTGACGGTGGGAAAGCCGGAGGTGGTGGAATTCTGCGAGACTGAAACGGTGGAATCGGCGATTCGGGCAATCGGAGAGTTGAAGGATTGTGGAATTCCCGTGTGGAAGAGGAGATCGCATGTGGGTATGATTGAGAATACCGAAATGAGGCAACAGAGGTTTGTGGGAATCCTTAATTCTCTAGATATTGTGGCCTTTTTGGCTAGAGCTCAGTGCTTGGAGGATCAGGAGAAGGCCATGAAGACCCCGGTTTCTGAGGTGGTTGTTCCTGATAACTCCCTATTGAAACAGGTTGATCCTGCAACAAG ATTGATTGATGCATTGGAGATGATGAAGCAAGGTGTAAAGCGTCTTCTAGTCACCAAAGGCACAGTATGGAAAGGCATGAGTAAACGATTCTCAATCCTCTACAATGGTAAGTGGCTCAAGAATGTAGATTCCAGCAACAACCTCACCATCAACACCAGTCGCCCTTCCTTATCTTCCGCTAGTTCCAGCCATGACAAGTTCTGTTGTCTCTCTAGAGAAGATATCATCCGTTTTCTGATTGGTTGCCTTGGCGCTCTAGCTCCACTCCCTCTTTCCTCCATCTCTGCTCTTGGAGCCATTAACTTGAACTATCATTCAGTTGAGGCCTCGCTTCCAGTCATTGAGGCTACACAAAAGCTATCGCAAGACTCCTTCGCTGTTGCCATTGTTGAGCCCATGCCAGATGGTCGCTGTAAGATTATAGGGGAAATATCAGCCTCCAGATTATGGAAATGTGATTATTTGGCTGCAGCATGGGCTTTAGCCAATCTTTCAGCTGGGCAGTTTGTGATGGGGGCAGATGACAATTTGACTACAAGATCATTTCCTGACTTTACAGTCAACTCAACAAATGGCGAGAATAATATGTTTAATGATGGTGGATCAACAAGAGCAAGGAAATTCAGCAGCAGGAGCATTGGTTTCAATCCAGGAAGCTCAAGTTTTGGAATTGGCAGGAGCATGTATAGGGGCAGAAGTGCACCCCTAACATGTAAACTTTCGAGTTCATTGGCTGCTGTCATGGCTCAGATGCTGTCTCACAGGGCAACCCATGTATGGGTGACTGAGGATAATGGCGATGATGTTTTAGTCGGCGTGGTTGGTTATGCAGATATTCTGATTGCTGTGACCAAACCACCTTCATCCTTTATTCCTGTTAATCGATCGTCTGAGGGTTTTGCAGCTGAAGTTCTAAGTTGA